The following nucleotide sequence is from Caldisericum sp..
TGAAGTAGAAAGAGTTGTAGTAGAATATCCAAATCGTTTGGCAAGATTTGGCTTTAATTATCTTAAACAATTCCTTTCTGCGTTTGGTGTAGAACTTGTGATAATTAATGGAAACAGTGAAGAAAAAGAGAAAATGGTAGAGTTAGCAGAAGATCTAGTGGCAATAGTAACTTCATTTGCTGCAAAATATACGCACAAAGAGGTTCTAAAAGGAAATGATAACTCTACAGTGCTTGCTTGAGTTTAGCAGTAATCAGGATAGAGAAGTTCTTTTAGATTTGATGCGTAGATTTTCATCAGCAGAGAGATACGCATACAAAAGGCTGCTAGAAGGTCAAGAAAGAAAAGAGCTTAAAAAGGATATATCAAGATTGTTTGACATAAACACAAGGTATTCAGATGATGCGATATTCTTAGCAAATTCGATGATTGAATCATGTAATGAGAGACAACAAAATCATAAGAAAACGATATTTGGATCAAGAAAAATATTTGAGAAATTAAACAAAAATCATCTAAATGGTAGTAGAAAAGAAGAATTAAAAACAAAATGGAGAGAAAGTA
It contains:
- a CDS encoding transposase, with the translated sequence MITLQCLLEFSSNQDREVLLDLMRRFSSAERYAYKRLLEGQERKELKKDISRLFDINTRYSDDAIFLANSMIESCNERQQNHKKTIFGSRKIFEKLNKNHLNGSRKEELKTKWRES